A genomic window from Haliaeetus albicilla chromosome 10, bHalAlb1.1, whole genome shotgun sequence includes:
- the VPS29 gene encoding vacuolar protein sorting-associated protein 29 isoform X1, translating into MKSFKGKWPQFSQLVLVLGDLHIPHRCNSLPAKFKKLLVPGKIQHILCTGNLCTKDTYDYLKTLAGDVHVVRGDFDENLNYPEQKVVTVGQFKIGLIHGHQVIPWGDMASLALLQRQFDVDILISGHTHKFEAFEHENKFYINPGSATGAYHALENNIIPSFVLMDIQASTVVTYVYQLIGDDVKVERIEYKKS; encoded by the exons ATGAAGAGTTTTAAAGGGAAGTGGCCACAGTTTAGCCAG TTGGTGTTAGTATTAGGAGATCTTCACATTCCACATCGATGCAACAGCCTCCCAGCCAAATTCAAAAAACTGCTGGTTCCAGGAAAGATCCAACACATCCTCTGCACAGGAAACCTCTGCACCAAGGACACTTATGACTACCTCAAGACTCTGGCTGGGGATGTTCACGTTGTCAGAGGGGACTTTGATGAG aacCTGAATTATCCTGAACAGAAAGTTGTAACTGTTGGACAGTTCAAAATTGGGTTGATTCATGGCCATCAGGTTATTCCTTGGGGTGACATGGCCAGCCTGGCACTGTTACAAAGGCAATTTGATGTAGACATCCTAATTTCAGGACATACACACAAATTTGAGGCATTTGAACATGAAAACAAGTTCTATATCAATCCAGGATCAGCTACAGGAGCCTATCATGCCTTAGAGAA TAACATCATTCCTTCATTTGTGCTGATGGATATCCAGGCTTCTACAGTAGTTACATATGTCTATCAACTAATTGGAGATGATGTGAAAGTAGAAAGAATTGAGTacaaaaaatcttaa
- the VPS29 gene encoding vacuolar protein sorting-associated protein 29 isoform X3, producing MLVLVLGDLHIPHRCNSLPAKFKKLLVPGKIQHILCTGNLCTKDTYDYLKTLAGDVHVVRGDFDENLNYPEQKVVTVGQFKIGLIHGHQVIPWGDMASLALLQRQFDVDILISGHTHKFEAFEHENKFYINPGSATGAYHALENNIIPSFVLMDIQASTVVTYVYQLIGDDVKVERIEYKKS from the exons ATG TTGGTGTTAGTATTAGGAGATCTTCACATTCCACATCGATGCAACAGCCTCCCAGCCAAATTCAAAAAACTGCTGGTTCCAGGAAAGATCCAACACATCCTCTGCACAGGAAACCTCTGCACCAAGGACACTTATGACTACCTCAAGACTCTGGCTGGGGATGTTCACGTTGTCAGAGGGGACTTTGATGAG aacCTGAATTATCCTGAACAGAAAGTTGTAACTGTTGGACAGTTCAAAATTGGGTTGATTCATGGCCATCAGGTTATTCCTTGGGGTGACATGGCCAGCCTGGCACTGTTACAAAGGCAATTTGATGTAGACATCCTAATTTCAGGACATACACACAAATTTGAGGCATTTGAACATGAAAACAAGTTCTATATCAATCCAGGATCAGCTACAGGAGCCTATCATGCCTTAGAGAA TAACATCATTCCTTCATTTGTGCTGATGGATATCCAGGCTTCTACAGTAGTTACATATGTCTATCAACTAATTGGAGATGATGTGAAAGTAGAAAGAATTGAGTacaaaaaatcttaa
- the VPS29 gene encoding vacuolar protein sorting-associated protein 29 isoform X2, producing the protein MAGHRLVLVLGDLHIPHRCNSLPAKFKKLLVPGKIQHILCTGNLCTKDTYDYLKTLAGDVHVVRGDFDENLNYPEQKVVTVGQFKIGLIHGHQVIPWGDMASLALLQRQFDVDILISGHTHKFEAFEHENKFYINPGSATGAYHALENNIIPSFVLMDIQASTVVTYVYQLIGDDVKVERIEYKKS; encoded by the exons ATG GCTGGGCACAGA TTGGTGTTAGTATTAGGAGATCTTCACATTCCACATCGATGCAACAGCCTCCCAGCCAAATTCAAAAAACTGCTGGTTCCAGGAAAGATCCAACACATCCTCTGCACAGGAAACCTCTGCACCAAGGACACTTATGACTACCTCAAGACTCTGGCTGGGGATGTTCACGTTGTCAGAGGGGACTTTGATGAG aacCTGAATTATCCTGAACAGAAAGTTGTAACTGTTGGACAGTTCAAAATTGGGTTGATTCATGGCCATCAGGTTATTCCTTGGGGTGACATGGCCAGCCTGGCACTGTTACAAAGGCAATTTGATGTAGACATCCTAATTTCAGGACATACACACAAATTTGAGGCATTTGAACATGAAAACAAGTTCTATATCAATCCAGGATCAGCTACAGGAGCCTATCATGCCTTAGAGAA TAACATCATTCCTTCATTTGTGCTGATGGATATCCAGGCTTCTACAGTAGTTACATATGTCTATCAACTAATTGGAGATGATGTGAAAGTAGAAAGAATTGAGTacaaaaaatcttaa